One part of the Dyadobacter sp. 676 genome encodes these proteins:
- a CDS encoding TerC/Alx family metal homeostasis membrane protein, producing MFSNEVLFFGGFILVISVMLLLDLGVFNKKDHVVKFGEAAAWTVAWIALALAFYLVINTHGDLVHGMDNYAELEAIKNKYAPHLRLIPGDFHESLEIYRKNMSLEFITGYLLEYALSVDNIFVIILIFSSFGVRPKYFKKVLFWGVLGAIVMRFIFIFVGSALMQRFEWIIYLFGLLLVYQGGKIFFEGGEEEKIDPAKHPVVKFASKYLPVFPRYVREHFFVLKKGKWLVTPLFVVVLIVEFTDLIFAVDSVPAVFSVTKDPYVVFFSNIFAIMGLRSMFFFLSNIMGLFRFLKYGLGVLLVFIGGKMLAHHYLESIGFKTVYSLYVILGILAVSILASLVIPEKKEVGDEVLSNS from the coding sequence ATGTTTTCCAACGAAGTGCTGTTTTTTGGAGGTTTTATTCTGGTGATCAGTGTCATGCTGCTGCTTGATCTGGGTGTTTTCAACAAAAAGGACCATGTGGTCAAGTTTGGGGAAGCGGCAGCCTGGACCGTCGCATGGATCGCGCTGGCGCTGGCATTTTATCTGGTCATCAATACACACGGCGACCTTGTGCATGGAATGGACAATTATGCCGAGCTGGAAGCGATCAAGAACAAGTACGCGCCGCATCTCCGGCTGATACCAGGCGATTTCCACGAAAGTCTCGAAATCTACCGGAAAAACATGTCGCTGGAATTCATTACGGGTTATTTGCTGGAATATGCCCTCTCGGTCGATAATATTTTTGTCATTATCCTGATTTTCTCCTCCTTCGGTGTACGGCCCAAGTACTTTAAAAAAGTGCTGTTCTGGGGCGTCTTGGGCGCAATCGTGATGCGTTTTATATTCATTTTCGTGGGCTCGGCGCTGATGCAGCGTTTCGAATGGATTATTTACCTGTTCGGTCTCCTTTTGGTATACCAGGGAGGAAAGATATTTTTCGAAGGAGGAGAGGAGGAGAAAATCGACCCTGCGAAACACCCGGTTGTCAAGTTCGCTTCCAAATACCTGCCTGTGTTCCCGCGTTACGTGCGTGAGCATTTCTTCGTGCTGAAAAAGGGGAAATGGCTGGTTACTCCGCTTTTTGTGGTGGTGCTTATCGTGGAGTTTACCGATCTTATTTTCGCAGTCGATTCAGTACCGGCGGTGTTCTCGGTAACAAAAGATCCTTACGTGGTTTTCTTTTCGAACATCTTCGCGATCATGGGGTTACGGTCGATGTTCTTTTTCTTAAGCAACATTATGGGCTTGTTCCGCTTCCTGAAATATGGTTTGGGGGTGCTGCTGGTTTTTATCGGTGGCAAAATGCTCGCACATCATTACCTCGAATCTATCGGGTTCAAAACGGTGTATTCGCTCTACGTGATCCTGGGAATTCTGGCCGTGAGCATACTCGCATCGCTCGTTATTCCGGAGAAAAAGGAAGTCGGGGACGAGGTCTTATCCAATAGTTAG